A region of Zeugodacus cucurbitae isolate PBARC_wt_2022May chromosome 5, idZeuCucr1.2, whole genome shotgun sequence DNA encodes the following proteins:
- the LOC114804366 gene encoding uncharacterized protein LOC114804366 yields the protein MFNFSTFICSSFFVYALFFVMRSYHSIINNSESNNDAFGNNFGFVVDYKNSLLRNMKRFARKTTTNTGTVDIKFGVDMPKISIKPRSYKVDEILNAISPHNVLYNAFVGEITPLTLIYIVFNLLIIYEYLDTQIKAVSSNIEPKNGKELLTVPALQYSSFLIDIYFFVKLSQLISGSKLAAEFLQKFPSEKYQVSQQMFFVLKQTLQKALS from the exons ATGTTTAATTTCAGCACATTCATCTGCAGTTCCTTCTTCGTTTATGCCTTGTTCTTTGTTATGCGCAGTTATCACTCAATTATCAACAACTCTGAATCCAACAATGATGCGTTTGGAAATAATTTCGGATTCGTAGTTGATTACAAAAACTCTCTTTTAAGAAATATGAAACGCTTTGCGCGAAAAACTACCACGAACACTGGAACTGTGGACATTAAATTCGGAG TGGACATGCCGAAAATTTCGATCAAGCCACGCTCGTATAAAGTAGACGAAATTCTAAACGCCATTTCGCCGCATAATGTTCTTTATAACGCTTTCGTTGGTGAGATAACACCACTGACACTTATCTATATAGTCTTCAACTTACttataatttatgaatatttggaCACACAAATAAAAGCTGTTTCCAGCAATATTGAGCCCAAGAATGGAAAGGAATTGCTAACAGTGCCCGCTCTGCAGTACTCCAGCTTTTTGATTGACATCTATTTCTTTGTAAAGTTGAGTCAGCTTATAAG TGGTTCAAAATTGGCTGCCgaatttctacaaaaatttcCCAGCGAGAAATATCAAGTCTCGCAGCAAATGTTTTTTGTTCTGAAGCAAACTCTACAGAAGGCTCTGTCGtaa
- the LOC105215384 gene encoding proline dehydrogenase 1, mitochondrial isoform X2: MAFLRSICAQRATSNLVYSRNKSNRSTASVWRSSGEATATASISTSATLGSTNQQEARHVTDRKANDLKYTAASQCQLSRREQQQRQLLSSILFSPAYNSRHTLFTKEPLARSVVAARQEAEPEIKRTRSHKPPQQQPNVPANPQRDPLDVSFNDPIAAFKSKTTWELIRAYLVYTVCSIEPVVENNLKIMKITRTLIGDRLFALLMKLSFYGHFVAGENRRTIVPTLERLRSFGVKPILDYSVEEDLSQEEAEKREVESSVSSAGDVKDDGTIAQYHVEKSFADRRYKVSSARTYFYLNEATCERNMEIFIKCLEAVSDDDHKTVPRPVAEGATFGTGITAIKLTALGRPQLLLQVSEVIMRTRKYMEDLVGGQGNVLTHHKTIKDLEKYYSSLGDNKNVQDFLKNVTSDKEGILHLFPWSGIVDEDSQLSDTFRVPDPQTGQMRRLISQIPPKEEEMFRNMIRRVNTIVKAAADLDVRIMIDAEQTYFQPAISRITLEMMRKYNKEKAIVFNTYQCYLRETFGEVCTDLEQAKRQNFYFGAKLVRGAYMEQERERAASMNYPDPICANYEATTDMYHKTLTECLRRIKLMKDCGEDAKKIGIMVASHNEDTVRFAIERMKEIGISPEDKVICFGQLLGMCDYITFPLGQAGYSAYKYIPYGPVNEVLPYLSRRAQENKGVLKKIQKEKRLLLSEIRRRFLTGKIFYKPKGNYVPI, translated from the exons atggCGTTTTTGCGTTCCATTTGTGCTCAACGTGCCACATCGAATTTGGTTTACAGTCGCAATAAAAGTAATCGGAGCACCGCATCTGTGTGGAGATCAAGTGGTGAGGCAACCGCCACAGCATCGATATCGACATCGGCAACGTTAGGATCAACGAACCAGCAAGAGGCACGTCATGTAACTGATCGTAAAGCAAACGATCTCAAATACACAGCGGCATCACAGTGTCAGTTAAGTCGACGAGAGCAGCAGCAACGTCAACTTCTCAGCAGCATTCTTTTCTCACCTGCCTACAACTCAAGGCATACACTATTCACAAAGGAACCACTCGCACGATCTGTCGTTGCTGCTCGACAAGAGGCTGAGCCTGAAATAAAACGAACCCGATCTCATAAGCCCCCACAACAACAACCCAATGTTCCTGCTAATCCCCAACGTGATCCATTGGATGTCAGTTTCAATGATCCTATCGCGGCATTCAAGAGCAAAACAACATGGGAGCTGATACGCGCCTATTTGGTGTACACCGTTTGTTCCATTGAGCCCGTAGTGGAGAACAATCTCAAG ATAATGAAAATTACACGCACCCTAATAGGTGACCGGCTGTTTGCGTTGCTGATGAAGCTATCTTTTTATGGACACTTTGTTGCGGGCGAAAATAGACGTACTATCGTGCCGACTCTGGAAAG GCTGCGTTCGTTTGGCGTGAAACCGATTCTCGACTACTCTGTGGAGGAGGATCTCTCTCAGGAAGAGGCTGAGAAGCGTGAAGTTGA GTCTTCAGTTTCCAGCGCTGGCGATGTCAAAGATGATGGTACGATAGCTCAATACCATGTGGAGAAGTCCTTCGCCGATCGGCGTTACAAGGTGAGCAGCGCCCGAACTTATTTCTACTTGAATGAAGCTACTTGCGAACGTAATAtggaaatattcataaaatgctTGGAAGCCGTTTCAG ATGATGATCATAAAACTGTACCCCGACCCGTTGCTGAGG GCGCCACTTTTGGTACAGGCATTACGGCTATTAAGCTTACAGCGCTCGGACGGCCCCAGCTTTTG CTGCAAGTTTCAGAGGTGATAATGCGAACTCGCAAATACATGGAGGACCTAGTCGGTGGTCAGGGTAATGTGCTGACTCATCACAAGACCATCAAAGATCTGGAGAAGTATTATTCCAGTTTGGGTGACAATAAAAACGTACAGGATTTCTTGAAGAATGTTACTTCGGACAAGGAAGG TATTCTCCACTTATTCCCCTGGTCTGGCATTGTGGATGAGGATTCGCAGTTGAGTGACACTTTCCGTGTGCCAGACCCACAAACCGGACAAATGCGTCGATTGATCTCACAGATTCCGCCCAAAGAAGAGGAAATGTTCAGGAATATGATTCGCCGTGTCAATACAATTGTTAAG GCCGCTGCCGATCTGGATGTCCGCATAATGATCGACGCTGAACAGACCTATTTCCAACCTGCCATTTCGCGCATCACTCTAGAAATGATGCGCAAGTACAACAAGGAAAAGGCCATCGTATTCAACACTTATCAATGTTACCTGCGAGAAACCTTCGGAGAG GTGTGCACTGACTTGGAGCAAGCAAAACGCCAGAACTTCTACTTCGGCGCCAAATTAGTGCGTGGTGCCTACATGGAGCAAGAACGAGAGCGCGCTGCTAGCATGAACTATCCGGAtccaatctgcgccaattatgAGGCCACCACAGATATGTACCACAAAACATTGACTGAATGTTTGCGAAGAATAAAG ttAATGAAGGACTGTGGGGAGGATGCTAAGAAGATTGGTATTATGGTGGCATCTCACAACGAGGATACCGTGCGCTTTGCCATCGaaagaatgaaagaaatcggaatcTCGCCTGAAGATAAAGTCATCTGCTTTGGTCAATTATTGGGAATGTGCGATTATATCACCTTCCCGTTAG GTCAAGCTGGCTACTCTGCGTACAAGTACATCCCCTACGGACCAGTCAATGAAGTTTTGCCATATTTGTCACGACGAGCACAGGAGAATAAGGGTGTCttgaagaaaattcaaaagGAGAAACGTTTGCTACTTTCCGAAATCCGACGTAGATTCTTGACTGGCAAAATATTCTACAAGCCTAAGGGCAACTATGTGCCCATATAA
- the LOC105215384 gene encoding proline dehydrogenase 1, mitochondrial isoform X4 yields the protein MAFLRSICAQRATSNLVYSRNKSNRSTASVWRSSGEATATASISTSATLGSTNQQEARHVTDRKANDLKYTAASQCQLSRREQQQRQLLSSILFSPAYNSRHTLFTKEPLARSVVAARQEAEPEIKRTRSHKPPQQQPNVPANPQRDPLDVSFNDPIAAFKSKTTWELIRAYLVYTVCSIEPVVENNLKIMKITRTLIGDRLFALLMKLSFYGHFVAGENRRTIVPTLERLRSFGVKPILDYSVEEDLSQEEAEKREVESSVSSAGDVKDDGTIAQYHVEKSFADRRYKVSSARTYFYLNEATCERNMEIFIKCLEAVSGATFGTGITAIKLTALGRPQLLLQVSEVIMRTRKYMEDLVGGQGNVLTHHKTIKDLEKYYSSLGDNKNVQDFLKNVTSDKEGILHLFPWSGIVDEDSQLSDTFRVPDPQTGQMRRLISQIPPKEEEMFRNMIRRVNTIVKAAADLDVRIMIDAEQTYFQPAISRITLEMMRKYNKEKAIVFNTYQCYLRETFGEVCTDLEQAKRQNFYFGAKLVRGAYMEQERERAASMNYPDPICANYEATTDMYHKTLTECLRRIKLMKDCGEDAKKIGIMVASHNEDTVRFAIERMKEIGISPEDKVICFGQLLGMCDYITFPLGQAGYSAYKYIPYGPVNEVLPYLSRRAQENKGVLKKIQKEKRLLLSEIRRRFLTGKIFYKPKGNYVPI from the exons atggCGTTTTTGCGTTCCATTTGTGCTCAACGTGCCACATCGAATTTGGTTTACAGTCGCAATAAAAGTAATCGGAGCACCGCATCTGTGTGGAGATCAAGTGGTGAGGCAACCGCCACAGCATCGATATCGACATCGGCAACGTTAGGATCAACGAACCAGCAAGAGGCACGTCATGTAACTGATCGTAAAGCAAACGATCTCAAATACACAGCGGCATCACAGTGTCAGTTAAGTCGACGAGAGCAGCAGCAACGTCAACTTCTCAGCAGCATTCTTTTCTCACCTGCCTACAACTCAAGGCATACACTATTCACAAAGGAACCACTCGCACGATCTGTCGTTGCTGCTCGACAAGAGGCTGAGCCTGAAATAAAACGAACCCGATCTCATAAGCCCCCACAACAACAACCCAATGTTCCTGCTAATCCCCAACGTGATCCATTGGATGTCAGTTTCAATGATCCTATCGCGGCATTCAAGAGCAAAACAACATGGGAGCTGATACGCGCCTATTTGGTGTACACCGTTTGTTCCATTGAGCCCGTAGTGGAGAACAATCTCAAG ATAATGAAAATTACACGCACCCTAATAGGTGACCGGCTGTTTGCGTTGCTGATGAAGCTATCTTTTTATGGACACTTTGTTGCGGGCGAAAATAGACGTACTATCGTGCCGACTCTGGAAAG GCTGCGTTCGTTTGGCGTGAAACCGATTCTCGACTACTCTGTGGAGGAGGATCTCTCTCAGGAAGAGGCTGAGAAGCGTGAAGTTGA GTCTTCAGTTTCCAGCGCTGGCGATGTCAAAGATGATGGTACGATAGCTCAATACCATGTGGAGAAGTCCTTCGCCGATCGGCGTTACAAGGTGAGCAGCGCCCGAACTTATTTCTACTTGAATGAAGCTACTTGCGAACGTAATAtggaaatattcataaaatgctTGGAAGCCGTTTCAG GCGCCACTTTTGGTACAGGCATTACGGCTATTAAGCTTACAGCGCTCGGACGGCCCCAGCTTTTG CTGCAAGTTTCAGAGGTGATAATGCGAACTCGCAAATACATGGAGGACCTAGTCGGTGGTCAGGGTAATGTGCTGACTCATCACAAGACCATCAAAGATCTGGAGAAGTATTATTCCAGTTTGGGTGACAATAAAAACGTACAGGATTTCTTGAAGAATGTTACTTCGGACAAGGAAGG TATTCTCCACTTATTCCCCTGGTCTGGCATTGTGGATGAGGATTCGCAGTTGAGTGACACTTTCCGTGTGCCAGACCCACAAACCGGACAAATGCGTCGATTGATCTCACAGATTCCGCCCAAAGAAGAGGAAATGTTCAGGAATATGATTCGCCGTGTCAATACAATTGTTAAG GCCGCTGCCGATCTGGATGTCCGCATAATGATCGACGCTGAACAGACCTATTTCCAACCTGCCATTTCGCGCATCACTCTAGAAATGATGCGCAAGTACAACAAGGAAAAGGCCATCGTATTCAACACTTATCAATGTTACCTGCGAGAAACCTTCGGAGAG GTGTGCACTGACTTGGAGCAAGCAAAACGCCAGAACTTCTACTTCGGCGCCAAATTAGTGCGTGGTGCCTACATGGAGCAAGAACGAGAGCGCGCTGCTAGCATGAACTATCCGGAtccaatctgcgccaattatgAGGCCACCACAGATATGTACCACAAAACATTGACTGAATGTTTGCGAAGAATAAAG ttAATGAAGGACTGTGGGGAGGATGCTAAGAAGATTGGTATTATGGTGGCATCTCACAACGAGGATACCGTGCGCTTTGCCATCGaaagaatgaaagaaatcggaatcTCGCCTGAAGATAAAGTCATCTGCTTTGGTCAATTATTGGGAATGTGCGATTATATCACCTTCCCGTTAG GTCAAGCTGGCTACTCTGCGTACAAGTACATCCCCTACGGACCAGTCAATGAAGTTTTGCCATATTTGTCACGACGAGCACAGGAGAATAAGGGTGTCttgaagaaaattcaaaagGAGAAACGTTTGCTACTTTCCGAAATCCGACGTAGATTCTTGACTGGCAAAATATTCTACAAGCCTAAGGGCAACTATGTGCCCATATAA
- the LOC105215384 gene encoding proline dehydrogenase 1, mitochondrial isoform X3: MAFLRSICAQRATSNLVYSRNKSNRSTASVWRSSGEATATASISTSATLGSTNQQEARHVTDRKANDLKYTAASQCQLSRREQQQRQLLSSILFSPAYNSRHTLFTKEPLARSVVAARQEAEPEIKRTRSHKPPQQQPNVPANPQRDPLDVSFNDPIAAFKSKTTWELIRAYLVYTVCSIEPVVENNLKLMKIANTLLGDKLFTMLMKATFYGHFVAGEDQVKIIPTLERLRSFGVKPILDYSVEEDLSQEEAEKREVESSVSSAGDVKDDGTIAQYHVEKSFADRRYKVSSARTYFYLNEATCERNMEIFIKCLEAVSGATFGTGITAIKLTALGRPQLLLQVSEVIMRTRKYMEDLVGGQGNVLTHHKTIKDLEKYYSSLGDNKNVQDFLKNVTSDKEGILHLFPWSGIVDEDSQLSDTFRVPDPQTGQMRRLISQIPPKEEEMFRNMIRRVNTIVKAAADLDVRIMIDAEQTYFQPAISRITLEMMRKYNKEKAIVFNTYQCYLRETFGEVCTDLEQAKRQNFYFGAKLVRGAYMEQERERAASMNYPDPICANYEATTDMYHKTLTECLRRIKLMKDCGEDAKKIGIMVASHNEDTVRFAIERMKEIGISPEDKVICFGQLLGMCDYITFPLGQAGYSAYKYIPYGPVNEVLPYLSRRAQENKGVLKKIQKEKRLLLSEIRRRFLTGKIFYKPKGNYVPI; this comes from the exons atggCGTTTTTGCGTTCCATTTGTGCTCAACGTGCCACATCGAATTTGGTTTACAGTCGCAATAAAAGTAATCGGAGCACCGCATCTGTGTGGAGATCAAGTGGTGAGGCAACCGCCACAGCATCGATATCGACATCGGCAACGTTAGGATCAACGAACCAGCAAGAGGCACGTCATGTAACTGATCGTAAAGCAAACGATCTCAAATACACAGCGGCATCACAGTGTCAGTTAAGTCGACGAGAGCAGCAGCAACGTCAACTTCTCAGCAGCATTCTTTTCTCACCTGCCTACAACTCAAGGCATACACTATTCACAAAGGAACCACTCGCACGATCTGTCGTTGCTGCTCGACAAGAGGCTGAGCCTGAAATAAAACGAACCCGATCTCATAAGCCCCCACAACAACAACCCAATGTTCCTGCTAATCCCCAACGTGATCCATTGGATGTCAGTTTCAATGATCCTATCGCGGCATTCAAGAGCAAAACAACATGGGAGCTGATACGCGCCTATTTGGTGTACACCGTTTGTTCCATTGAGCCCGTAGTGGAGAACAATCTCAAG CTAATGAAGATCGCCAACACATTGCTCGGCGACAAATTGTTTACAATGCTGATGAAGGCTACGTTCTACGGTCATTTTGTAGCTGGCGAAGATCAAGTCAAAATCATCCCAACACTAGAAAG GCTGCGTTCGTTTGGCGTGAAACCGATTCTCGACTACTCTGTGGAGGAGGATCTCTCTCAGGAAGAGGCTGAGAAGCGTGAAGTTGA GTCTTCAGTTTCCAGCGCTGGCGATGTCAAAGATGATGGTACGATAGCTCAATACCATGTGGAGAAGTCCTTCGCCGATCGGCGTTACAAGGTGAGCAGCGCCCGAACTTATTTCTACTTGAATGAAGCTACTTGCGAACGTAATAtggaaatattcataaaatgctTGGAAGCCGTTTCAG GCGCCACTTTTGGTACAGGCATTACGGCTATTAAGCTTACAGCGCTCGGACGGCCCCAGCTTTTG CTGCAAGTTTCAGAGGTGATAATGCGAACTCGCAAATACATGGAGGACCTAGTCGGTGGTCAGGGTAATGTGCTGACTCATCACAAGACCATCAAAGATCTGGAGAAGTATTATTCCAGTTTGGGTGACAATAAAAACGTACAGGATTTCTTGAAGAATGTTACTTCGGACAAGGAAGG TATTCTCCACTTATTCCCCTGGTCTGGCATTGTGGATGAGGATTCGCAGTTGAGTGACACTTTCCGTGTGCCAGACCCACAAACCGGACAAATGCGTCGATTGATCTCACAGATTCCGCCCAAAGAAGAGGAAATGTTCAGGAATATGATTCGCCGTGTCAATACAATTGTTAAG GCCGCTGCCGATCTGGATGTCCGCATAATGATCGACGCTGAACAGACCTATTTCCAACCTGCCATTTCGCGCATCACTCTAGAAATGATGCGCAAGTACAACAAGGAAAAGGCCATCGTATTCAACACTTATCAATGTTACCTGCGAGAAACCTTCGGAGAG GTGTGCACTGACTTGGAGCAAGCAAAACGCCAGAACTTCTACTTCGGCGCCAAATTAGTGCGTGGTGCCTACATGGAGCAAGAACGAGAGCGCGCTGCTAGCATGAACTATCCGGAtccaatctgcgccaattatgAGGCCACCACAGATATGTACCACAAAACATTGACTGAATGTTTGCGAAGAATAAAG ttAATGAAGGACTGTGGGGAGGATGCTAAGAAGATTGGTATTATGGTGGCATCTCACAACGAGGATACCGTGCGCTTTGCCATCGaaagaatgaaagaaatcggaatcTCGCCTGAAGATAAAGTCATCTGCTTTGGTCAATTATTGGGAATGTGCGATTATATCACCTTCCCGTTAG GTCAAGCTGGCTACTCTGCGTACAAGTACATCCCCTACGGACCAGTCAATGAAGTTTTGCCATATTTGTCACGACGAGCACAGGAGAATAAGGGTGTCttgaagaaaattcaaaagGAGAAACGTTTGCTACTTTCCGAAATCCGACGTAGATTCTTGACTGGCAAAATATTCTACAAGCCTAAGGGCAACTATGTGCCCATATAA
- the LOC105215384 gene encoding proline dehydrogenase 1, mitochondrial isoform X1, translated as MAFLRSICAQRATSNLVYSRNKSNRSTASVWRSSGEATATASISTSATLGSTNQQEARHVTDRKANDLKYTAASQCQLSRREQQQRQLLSSILFSPAYNSRHTLFTKEPLARSVVAARQEAEPEIKRTRSHKPPQQQPNVPANPQRDPLDVSFNDPIAAFKSKTTWELIRAYLVYTVCSIEPVVENNLKLMKIANTLLGDKLFTMLMKATFYGHFVAGEDQVKIIPTLERLRSFGVKPILDYSVEEDLSQEEAEKREVESSVSSAGDVKDDGTIAQYHVEKSFADRRYKVSSARTYFYLNEATCERNMEIFIKCLEAVSDDDHKTVPRPVAEGATFGTGITAIKLTALGRPQLLLQVSEVIMRTRKYMEDLVGGQGNVLTHHKTIKDLEKYYSSLGDNKNVQDFLKNVTSDKEGILHLFPWSGIVDEDSQLSDTFRVPDPQTGQMRRLISQIPPKEEEMFRNMIRRVNTIVKAAADLDVRIMIDAEQTYFQPAISRITLEMMRKYNKEKAIVFNTYQCYLRETFGEVCTDLEQAKRQNFYFGAKLVRGAYMEQERERAASMNYPDPICANYEATTDMYHKTLTECLRRIKLMKDCGEDAKKIGIMVASHNEDTVRFAIERMKEIGISPEDKVICFGQLLGMCDYITFPLGQAGYSAYKYIPYGPVNEVLPYLSRRAQENKGVLKKIQKEKRLLLSEIRRRFLTGKIFYKPKGNYVPI; from the exons atggCGTTTTTGCGTTCCATTTGTGCTCAACGTGCCACATCGAATTTGGTTTACAGTCGCAATAAAAGTAATCGGAGCACCGCATCTGTGTGGAGATCAAGTGGTGAGGCAACCGCCACAGCATCGATATCGACATCGGCAACGTTAGGATCAACGAACCAGCAAGAGGCACGTCATGTAACTGATCGTAAAGCAAACGATCTCAAATACACAGCGGCATCACAGTGTCAGTTAAGTCGACGAGAGCAGCAGCAACGTCAACTTCTCAGCAGCATTCTTTTCTCACCTGCCTACAACTCAAGGCATACACTATTCACAAAGGAACCACTCGCACGATCTGTCGTTGCTGCTCGACAAGAGGCTGAGCCTGAAATAAAACGAACCCGATCTCATAAGCCCCCACAACAACAACCCAATGTTCCTGCTAATCCCCAACGTGATCCATTGGATGTCAGTTTCAATGATCCTATCGCGGCATTCAAGAGCAAAACAACATGGGAGCTGATACGCGCCTATTTGGTGTACACCGTTTGTTCCATTGAGCCCGTAGTGGAGAACAATCTCAAG CTAATGAAGATCGCCAACACATTGCTCGGCGACAAATTGTTTACAATGCTGATGAAGGCTACGTTCTACGGTCATTTTGTAGCTGGCGAAGATCAAGTCAAAATCATCCCAACACTAGAAAG GCTGCGTTCGTTTGGCGTGAAACCGATTCTCGACTACTCTGTGGAGGAGGATCTCTCTCAGGAAGAGGCTGAGAAGCGTGAAGTTGA GTCTTCAGTTTCCAGCGCTGGCGATGTCAAAGATGATGGTACGATAGCTCAATACCATGTGGAGAAGTCCTTCGCCGATCGGCGTTACAAGGTGAGCAGCGCCCGAACTTATTTCTACTTGAATGAAGCTACTTGCGAACGTAATAtggaaatattcataaaatgctTGGAAGCCGTTTCAG ATGATGATCATAAAACTGTACCCCGACCCGTTGCTGAGG GCGCCACTTTTGGTACAGGCATTACGGCTATTAAGCTTACAGCGCTCGGACGGCCCCAGCTTTTG CTGCAAGTTTCAGAGGTGATAATGCGAACTCGCAAATACATGGAGGACCTAGTCGGTGGTCAGGGTAATGTGCTGACTCATCACAAGACCATCAAAGATCTGGAGAAGTATTATTCCAGTTTGGGTGACAATAAAAACGTACAGGATTTCTTGAAGAATGTTACTTCGGACAAGGAAGG TATTCTCCACTTATTCCCCTGGTCTGGCATTGTGGATGAGGATTCGCAGTTGAGTGACACTTTCCGTGTGCCAGACCCACAAACCGGACAAATGCGTCGATTGATCTCACAGATTCCGCCCAAAGAAGAGGAAATGTTCAGGAATATGATTCGCCGTGTCAATACAATTGTTAAG GCCGCTGCCGATCTGGATGTCCGCATAATGATCGACGCTGAACAGACCTATTTCCAACCTGCCATTTCGCGCATCACTCTAGAAATGATGCGCAAGTACAACAAGGAAAAGGCCATCGTATTCAACACTTATCAATGTTACCTGCGAGAAACCTTCGGAGAG GTGTGCACTGACTTGGAGCAAGCAAAACGCCAGAACTTCTACTTCGGCGCCAAATTAGTGCGTGGTGCCTACATGGAGCAAGAACGAGAGCGCGCTGCTAGCATGAACTATCCGGAtccaatctgcgccaattatgAGGCCACCACAGATATGTACCACAAAACATTGACTGAATGTTTGCGAAGAATAAAG ttAATGAAGGACTGTGGGGAGGATGCTAAGAAGATTGGTATTATGGTGGCATCTCACAACGAGGATACCGTGCGCTTTGCCATCGaaagaatgaaagaaatcggaatcTCGCCTGAAGATAAAGTCATCTGCTTTGGTCAATTATTGGGAATGTGCGATTATATCACCTTCCCGTTAG GTCAAGCTGGCTACTCTGCGTACAAGTACATCCCCTACGGACCAGTCAATGAAGTTTTGCCATATTTGTCACGACGAGCACAGGAGAATAAGGGTGTCttgaagaaaattcaaaagGAGAAACGTTTGCTACTTTCCGAAATCCGACGTAGATTCTTGACTGGCAAAATATTCTACAAGCCTAAGGGCAACTATGTGCCCATATAA